One window from the genome of Kaistella carnis encodes:
- a CDS encoding cold-shock protein, giving the protein MADSFSKKENFKKKLQKQKEKAMRREERKESNDKGKGLDDMIMYVDANGQFTSTPPDKRNEEDFDLDNIQLGAAPIEAEDPIKSGIVTFFSEKGYGFITEDKSKENIFFHSNNCEEMIKKGNKVSFEVEKSPKGLSAINIKLVK; this is encoded by the coding sequence ATGGCGGATTCTTTCTCCAAAAAAGAAAACTTTAAGAAAAAACTTCAGAAACAAAAGGAAAAAGCGATGCGACGTGAAGAGCGCAAAGAAAGTAATGATAAAGGAAAAGGCCTTGACGACATGATCATGTACGTGGATGCCAATGGCCAATTTACAAGCACGCCTCCGGACAAAAGGAATGAAGAGGATTTTGATCTGGATAATATTCAGTTAGGTGCAGCTCCAATTGAAGCTGAAGATCCTATTAAATCCGGTATCGTTACTTTTTTCAGTGAAAAAGGTTACGGTTTTATTACTGAAGACAAAAGCAAAGAAAACATTTTCTTTCACAGCAACAACTGCGAAGAGATGATCAAAAAAGGAAATAAGGTCTCGTTTGAGGTCGAAAAATCCCCGAAAGGATTATCTGCAATCAATATCAAACTGGTTAAATAG
- a CDS encoding tetratricopeptide repeat protein — protein MKIFFTLMMILCQTVVFAQSPQVDELLRSADNAYEENDYAKAAAAYEKVLLVEHKDHKILNRAGISYFKLENFAKAKDKFRLAALYGPVNDDVTMSSYYSNLSACYTYLNEDSKAFEYALKGYNLDKSSSFAFWNAASNAQNVGRYTDCIKIMTESSLPKLNVLNTLYARSYLGLKEYDKSIKHYEDFFANYIPDEMDVNINLDDERYFYFKALLYGGNQDNLNPKIKKKYQERQIALFEKLKNTKWAPKILELMLQEKNSSDEGKKMSEKTLEQIYSKDNLSDLEKIQVENRLGNFKGAYKTGTDYLKSHSDKTTAVYKKMKLYQYVASMSLLLNHFKKNKSEDPQLLKQTISHLKAFYEPNKNYLHTEIEGNTELLEPIQYSFSALRQLYPDEEEKKETAELFYKVLENIPSSEARTFFGKMKELKVFTN, from the coding sequence ATGAAAATATTTTTTACTTTGATGATGATCTTGTGTCAAACAGTTGTGTTTGCACAAAGTCCGCAAGTAGACGAATTATTACGCAGTGCAGACAATGCCTATGAAGAGAACGATTACGCTAAAGCCGCGGCCGCTTATGAAAAAGTTTTACTGGTAGAACATAAAGATCACAAAATTCTCAACAGAGCCGGAATTTCTTATTTCAAATTAGAAAATTTTGCCAAGGCAAAAGATAAGTTCAGACTTGCTGCACTTTACGGTCCTGTAAATGATGATGTGACCATGTCAAGCTATTACAGCAATCTTTCTGCGTGCTATACGTACTTAAATGAAGACAGTAAAGCCTTCGAATATGCACTTAAGGGCTATAATCTGGACAAGTCATCCTCTTTTGCCTTTTGGAATGCAGCCTCAAATGCCCAAAATGTTGGCAGATATACTGATTGTATCAAAATAATGACTGAATCCAGCCTGCCTAAACTTAATGTTTTAAATACACTTTATGCCCGTTCGTATCTTGGATTGAAAGAATACGATAAGAGCATTAAACATTATGAGGATTTTTTTGCCAACTACATTCCGGATGAGATGGATGTTAATATCAACCTTGATGACGAGCGTTACTTTTATTTTAAAGCACTTTTGTATGGAGGCAATCAAGACAATCTTAATCCAAAGATAAAAAAGAAATACCAAGAAAGACAAATAGCGCTGTTTGAGAAGCTGAAAAACACAAAATGGGCGCCTAAAATCCTTGAACTGATGTTGCAGGAAAAGAACTCGTCGGATGAAGGTAAAAAAATGAGTGAAAAAACTTTAGAGCAAATTTACTCGAAGGATAATTTATCTGACCTCGAGAAAATTCAGGTCGAAAACCGGTTGGGAAATTTTAAGGGAGCTTACAAAACAGGAACTGATTATTTAAAAAGTCATTCCGATAAAACAACTGCCGTTTATAAGAAGATGAAACTCTATCAATACGTTGCAAGTATGAGTTTATTACTGAACCATTTCAAAAAGAATAAGTCCGAAGATCCACAGTTATTAAAACAAACCATCAGTCATTTGAAGGCCTTTTATGAGCCGAATAAAAATTATTTACATACTGAAATAGAAGGCAATACCGAACTTTTGGAGCCGATTCAATATTCATTCAGTGCTCTGCGACAATTATATCCTGATGAGGAGGAAAAGAAAGAAACAGCGGAATTATTTTACAAAGTATTAGAAAACATTCCCAGCAGCGAGGCACGTACTTTCTTTGGAAAGATGAAAGAACTAAAAGTATTTACAAATTAA
- a CDS encoding pyridoxamine 5'-phosphate oxidase family protein translates to MGQAQSPHQNLSGNSAIKKIKELAEEARTCFFTTKIGTEAHSIPMSLQEVDEEGNLWFISSSESEHNSNIMEDPKVQLYFMNNSSYEYVFIKGNATVSKDKNLIDKYWTDFANAWFEGKDDPSVTVISVKAQDGYYYETKDNKVFAMAKMVFAAVTGSSNEDGGIEGGLKV, encoded by the coding sequence ATGGGACAAGCACAATCACCACATCAGAATTTGTCAGGAAATTCTGCTATTAAGAAAATCAAAGAACTGGCCGAAGAAGCACGAACTTGCTTTTTCACGACAAAGATTGGAACAGAAGCACACAGCATTCCAATGAGTTTGCAGGAAGTAGACGAAGAAGGCAATTTATGGTTCATCAGCTCTTCTGAAAGTGAGCACAACAGTAATATAATGGAGGATCCGAAAGTTCAGTTATATTTCATGAACAATTCTTCCTATGAATACGTATTTATTAAAGGAAATGCTACTGTTTCAAAAGATAAAAACCTCATCGATAAATATTGGACCGATTTTGCTAATGCTTGGTTTGAGGGAAAAGATGATCCTAGTGTTACCGTTATTAGCGTAAAAGCTCAGGATGGATATTACTACGAAACCAAAGACAATAAAGTTTTTGCCATGGCAAAAATGGTATTTGCAGCTGTAACAGGTTCTAGCAATGAAGATGGCGGAATTGAAGGCGGACTGAAAGTGTAG
- a CDS encoding tRNA methyl transferase PRC-barrel domain-containing protein, translating into MVNKGQIVEIPATSSLYNRVIPAVANKKELLSLKSQKSTYSLFDGFLVGEHSGVEHFKIGQRKGIKVGGKKEPLYVIAIDENENRLFVGAGENHPGLWTEVFSFNQNNLHWKTDGIFNNEDLESGIAVQVVSPIFDEELTAKLYSFSNAVFLEFAKPTVLILKDHDIELMHNNSHIADIK; encoded by the coding sequence ATGGTCAATAAAGGACAGATCGTTGAAATCCCGGCAACTTCTTCTCTTTATAATAGAGTGATTCCCGCAGTCGCAAACAAGAAAGAACTTTTAAGTTTGAAATCTCAGAAGAGCACTTATTCTTTATTTGATGGTTTTTTGGTAGGCGAACATTCCGGTGTGGAACATTTCAAAATCGGTCAGCGAAAAGGAATTAAGGTAGGTGGGAAAAAAGAACCGCTCTATGTCATCGCAATTGATGAAAATGAAAATCGCCTTTTCGTGGGAGCAGGTGAAAATCATCCCGGGTTGTGGACTGAGGTTTTTTCTTTTAATCAAAACAATCTTCATTGGAAAACCGACGGTATTTTTAATAATGAGGATTTAGAAAGCGGAATTGCAGTTCAGGTCGTATCTCCGATTTTTGATGAAGAACTCACTGCAAAACTATACTCTTTTAGCAATGCAGTCTTTTTAGAATTTGCAAAACCTACCGTATTAATTTTAAAAGACCACGACATTGAATTAATGCATAACAATAGTCATATAGCAGATATAAAATAA
- a CDS encoding endonuclease — translation MKLKLSFLASILSFFIYAQSAPAYYSGVNFNKTQNELKNELAALITTTHTTVISYSELKTLLATSDADPEKPGNILLIYGSQSSGIHERSRSANGSWNREHVYAKSKGTPNLGTSGPGADGHHLRPADIQLNSNRGSLLFDDGTGALAYKTSRGGWYPGDEWKGDVARILMYMYVRYNTRCLPLNITMNPSTYSSDFPDILLKWNIEDPVSNFEKQRNEIVANKQKNRNPFIDNPYLATVIWGGPAAQNTWPDTFNGGGTTADTEAPTVPAGLEVSGATASSITLNWNAASDNVAVSGYEVYVNGAYHSTAASPNTTITGLSPATTYSFYILAKDAAGNKSAASATVMGTTEAGTGTGDGTSCGTEDFENIPSTGSNPPASSYADRTWSSNGIVWTATNARTDKQIYIDGDANKAICMKKGTLKSSVISGGIGTLTVKTYLPFSDSSGNYILKINGVVKGQIPYSKTKQTQTINNINVAGDVVIELIDETTSNRVSFDNLTWTCYSQLSNDEVETANQKIAVYPNPVKNSEFFISGISKNETIKVYNLNGQLLKTINNVNNKEKVSLNNLPKGVYFVTTKTQSAKIIVD, via the coding sequence ATGAAACTAAAACTATCTTTTTTAGCCAGCATTTTATCATTTTTCATTTACGCCCAGTCAGCGCCGGCGTATTATTCGGGTGTCAATTTTAATAAAACCCAAAATGAATTAAAAAATGAATTGGCTGCCTTAATTACAACAACTCATACGACAGTAATTTCTTATAGTGAGTTGAAGACTCTTTTGGCAACAAGTGATGCAGACCCGGAGAAACCGGGAAATATTCTTTTAATTTACGGTTCGCAAAGTTCCGGAATTCATGAAAGAAGCCGTTCTGCCAATGGAAGCTGGAACCGCGAGCACGTTTACGCAAAGTCAAAGGGAACTCCTAATTTAGGAACATCAGGTCCTGGTGCAGATGGTCACCATCTTCGTCCCGCAGATATCCAGTTGAACAGCAATCGTGGAAGCCTTTTGTTTGATGACGGTACTGGTGCTTTGGCTTACAAAACGAGTCGTGGTGGTTGGTATCCAGGTGACGAATGGAAAGGTGACGTAGCAAGAATTTTGATGTACATGTATGTGCGGTACAACACCAGATGTCTGCCTTTAAATATTACCATGAATCCGAGTACCTATTCATCTGATTTTCCGGATATTTTATTAAAATGGAATATTGAAGATCCTGTTTCTAATTTTGAAAAACAGCGAAATGAAATTGTAGCGAACAAGCAGAAAAACAGAAATCCTTTTATCGATAATCCATATTTGGCAACGGTAATATGGGGAGGTCCTGCAGCACAGAATACCTGGCCGGATACCTTTAACGGCGGCGGAACTACTGCAGATACAGAAGCACCTACTGTTCCTGCAGGCTTGGAAGTTTCCGGCGCAACTGCTTCCAGTATTACACTCAATTGGAATGCGGCTAGTGATAATGTTGCAGTGAGCGGATATGAAGTGTACGTGAATGGAGCTTACCATTCAACAGCGGCATCACCTAATACAACCATTACGGGATTGTCTCCAGCGACAACTTATTCATTCTATATCTTGGCCAAAGATGCTGCCGGAAACAAATCTGCCGCAAGCGCAACGGTTATGGGAACGACTGAAGCGGGTACAGGAACCGGCGACGGAACTTCTTGTGGTACAGAAGATTTTGAAAATATTCCATCTACTGGCAGTAATCCTCCAGCGTCATCTTATGCTGACAGAACCTGGTCCTCCAATGGGATTGTGTGGACTGCAACCAATGCACGAACCGATAAGCAGATTTATATTGATGGCGATGCTAACAAAGCAATTTGTATGAAAAAGGGAACTTTAAAGTCCTCTGTAATTTCGGGTGGAATCGGAACATTAACGGTTAAAACATATCTGCCTTTTTCTGATAGCAGTGGGAATTATATCCTTAAAATAAATGGTGTTGTGAAAGGTCAGATTCCTTATTCTAAAACCAAGCAAACGCAGACTATCAATAATATTAATGTAGCGGGTGATGTGGTTATTGAGCTAATTGATGAAACAACGAGCAACAGAGTTTCTTTTGACAATCTTACCTGGACTTGTTATTCTCAGTTATCAAATGATGAGGTAGAAACTGCGAACCAAAAAATAGCAGTTTACCCTAATCCGGTAAAAAACAGTGAGTTTTTCATTAGTGGTATTTCTAAAAATGAAACGATTAAGGTTTATAACTTAAACGGACAATTACTGAAAACTATTAATAATGTTAATAATAAGGAAAAAGTTAGTCTAAATAATTTACCGAAAGGAGTTTATTTTGTAACGACAAAAACTCAATCTGCAAAGATCATTGTCGATTAA
- a CDS encoding universal stress protein codes for MESEIKTILFPTDFSAKSKNALKVATKMALRHEAKLIVIHRIYAYHLIDRGGKQILGSETIQHNIDRALTKLERLKSAVVVKYNIDIETRISTQNMVDCVNEVVESDQVDVVVMGTSGRQKMKQFILGSNSYNVLLHANCSVLLIPESFKKITFKKILFPVRVQTELDQKASLSILLANKNAGGINLLGVGDPENIVSVKKAYIDMKKNLFLKSTDYLSEFKLSHDNAELIAGTANEKDCDIILLADQDENSWKSFMGDNFFKKMINGTDVPLMIVKAKLKNIKNNSESVAGYDLTLPIPG; via the coding sequence ATGGAAAGCGAAATTAAAACAATATTATTTCCGACCGATTTTTCTGCAAAATCAAAAAATGCACTGAAAGTCGCTACGAAAATGGCACTGCGTCACGAAGCAAAATTAATCGTGATTCACAGGATTTATGCTTATCATCTTATTGATCGTGGAGGAAAACAAATATTGGGCTCAGAAACCATTCAACATAATATTGATCGTGCCTTAACAAAACTGGAACGACTGAAAAGCGCTGTTGTAGTAAAATATAATATTGATATTGAAACGCGCATCAGTACTCAAAATATGGTCGATTGTGTTAATGAAGTAGTCGAAAGTGATCAAGTTGATGTCGTAGTGATGGGAACATCTGGCCGTCAAAAGATGAAGCAGTTTATTTTAGGCTCAAATTCCTACAATGTACTTTTGCACGCTAATTGCTCCGTTTTACTGATTCCGGAAAGTTTTAAGAAAATCACCTTTAAGAAAATTCTTTTCCCGGTACGGGTTCAAACTGAACTTGATCAGAAAGCCAGTCTTTCAATTTTATTGGCCAATAAAAACGCTGGTGGAATTAATTTACTGGGCGTTGGTGATCCGGAAAATATTGTGTCGGTGAAAAAAGCATACATCGATATGAAGAAAAATCTGTTCTTGAAATCCACCGATTATCTTTCAGAATTTAAATTGTCTCATGATAATGCAGAATTGATCGCCGGAACAGCAAATGAAAAAGATTGTGATATTATTTTGCTGGCCGATCAGGATGAAAATTCCTGGAAATCATTTATGGGTGACAATTTCTTTAAAAAAATGATCAATGGAACCGACGTTCCCTTGATGATTGTAAAAGCTAAACTTAAAAATATTAAAAACAATTCGGAATCAGTTGCAGGTTATGATTTAACACTGCCAATTCCGGGATAA
- a CDS encoding GNAT family N-acetyltransferase: MIKINTYSEKNIPSEDIKKEIVNFLFESLEQYGDPKDDIEKAIDYAFGKDQKPGGVVLSAHDSESGKIAGAVVVNKTGMASYIPENILVYIATDKDLRGKGVGKQLMQTAIDATEGDVALHCEPDNPAKFLYEKLGFTSKYLEMRLKK, translated from the coding sequence ATGATAAAAATAAATACCTACTCAGAAAAAAATATTCCTTCCGAAGATATAAAAAAAGAGATTGTTAATTTTCTTTTTGAAAGTCTTGAGCAATACGGAGACCCGAAAGATGATATCGAAAAAGCCATCGATTATGCTTTTGGCAAAGACCAGAAACCTGGCGGTGTCGTTCTTTCTGCCCATGATTCGGAAAGTGGAAAAATTGCAGGAGCAGTTGTGGTCAATAAAACAGGAATGGCGAGCTATATTCCGGAAAATATTCTGGTCTACATTGCGACCGACAAAGATTTGCGTGGAAAAGGCGTAGGTAAACAATTGATGCAAACTGCTATTGATGCCACAGAAGGTGATGTAGCGTTGCACTGTGAACCCGATAATCCTGCGAAATTTCTTTATGAAAAACTGGGCTTTACCAGTAAATATCTCGAAATGAGATTAAAAAAATAA
- a CDS encoding alanine racemase has protein sequence MSYITLHSTKLRHNYKVLDQLFKENKIEWAIVAKLLCGNTKFLQVLLDITDKEICDSRLSNLKTIKKLSPDKQTIYIKPPAKRLAKSIVKFADVSFNTELGTLELLSEEAVKQDKIHRVVLMVEMGELREGIMARNLMSFYDEVLQLPNIEVVGLGTNLNCLNGILPDEKKLIKLNRFKEIVEENSGEKIPYISGGSSVTIPLIFKNEVPLGINHFRVGETLFFGTNVYKDSVMAGMYQDVFTLTAEIIEMQEKPTIPSGNAGTNLTGETPTFSEEEKGKSSLRAIVDIGLLDIDHKDIMALIPGIEIIGASSDMLILDLGENSENLEVGDTINFSMNYMAVLRAMNSDYVDKKVDTDIITSGLSNDEFVCLN, from the coding sequence ATGTCATACATTACCTTACATTCAACAAAACTTCGTCATAATTACAAAGTACTCGATCAATTATTCAAAGAAAATAAGATTGAGTGGGCGATTGTTGCAAAATTATTGTGCGGGAATACAAAATTCCTGCAGGTGCTGCTGGATATTACAGATAAAGAGATTTGTGATTCGCGACTGAGTAATTTAAAAACCATTAAGAAACTCTCGCCAGATAAACAGACCATTTATATTAAACCTCCTGCAAAGCGTTTGGCAAAAAGCATTGTGAAATTTGCAGATGTTAGTTTTAACACGGAGTTAGGAACATTAGAGTTACTTTCAGAAGAAGCTGTGAAACAAGATAAAATCCATCGCGTTGTGCTCATGGTCGAAATGGGGGAGCTGCGCGAAGGAATTATGGCGCGTAACCTCATGAGTTTTTATGATGAGGTTCTACAATTGCCCAATATTGAAGTAGTAGGTTTAGGAACCAATTTAAATTGTCTGAACGGTATTTTACCCGATGAAAAAAAACTTATAAAACTGAACCGGTTTAAAGAGATTGTAGAAGAAAACTCGGGTGAAAAAATTCCTTACATTTCCGGTGGATCTTCAGTGACCATACCGTTAATTTTTAAGAATGAAGTTCCTTTGGGAATTAATCATTTCCGAGTTGGGGAAACTTTGTTCTTCGGTACAAATGTCTATAAAGATTCAGTAATGGCGGGAATGTATCAGGATGTTTTCACCTTGACGGCGGAAATTATCGAAATGCAGGAAAAACCCACGATTCCATCTGGTAATGCGGGGACGAATTTAACCGGTGAAACCCCAACATTTTCGGAGGAAGAGAAAGGGAAATCTTCTCTCAGAGCGATTGTCGACATCGGTTTATTGGATATTGATCATAAAGATATTATGGCTTTAATTCCCGGAATCGAAATTATCGGTGCAAGTTCCGACATGCTTATTTTGGATTTAGGTGAAAATTCTGAAAATCTGGAGGTCGGTGATACCATCAATTTCAGCATGAATTATATGGCGGTTTTACGCGCCATGAATTCGGATTACGTAGATAAAAAAGTAGATACCGACATTATAACTTCCGGATTGAGCAACGATGAATTTGTTTGCTTAAACTGA
- a CDS encoding AraC family transcriptional regulator: MSSAHIKAITINSLKRPFSLDGEFVVLTVSDLLDLFSFQNSFKTKFYTLLLVDSGSGKVQIDHVIHELKRGRVFFIDYNQVFRFLEIDNFSGEAVLFTKSFYNLIYTGNRKIKSDTAFSHLPSFIDFTKSDIASFRSGIVDIKKEFKTSSHLNKEIICLLLKVSMLKYIRKTDNPEYIDFKTNRKNSYIEEFKNLVEINFKELKRTSDYSKKLAISANYLNSLIKEKLDISAETYIQNRVILEAERLLLNTDLSVTEISFELGFSDKSHFGKYFKKISEESPNNFRKKFQSNTSL, from the coding sequence ATGTCGTCGGCACACATCAAAGCAATTACGATCAATTCCTTAAAGCGTCCTTTTTCTTTGGATGGCGAGTTTGTCGTTTTAACGGTCTCAGATCTGCTGGATCTATTTTCTTTTCAGAATTCGTTTAAGACAAAATTCTATACATTATTGCTTGTAGACAGCGGTTCGGGGAAAGTTCAAATCGATCATGTAATTCATGAGCTCAAAAGAGGAAGGGTGTTTTTTATCGATTATAATCAGGTTTTTCGTTTTTTGGAGATTGATAACTTTAGTGGAGAAGCTGTACTTTTTACAAAATCTTTTTATAATTTGATTTATACAGGCAACCGAAAGATTAAAAGTGATACTGCTTTTTCGCATCTTCCTTCTTTTATCGATTTTACTAAAAGTGATATTGCCAGCTTCCGGTCGGGTATTGTAGATATTAAAAAGGAATTTAAAACATCGTCGCATCTAAACAAGGAAATTATTTGTTTACTCCTGAAAGTTTCGATGTTGAAATATATTAGAAAAACTGATAATCCGGAATATATTGATTTTAAGACCAACAGGAAAAATTCCTATATCGAAGAATTTAAAAACCTTGTCGAGATTAATTTTAAAGAGTTGAAAAGAACCTCCGATTATTCGAAAAAACTCGCCATTTCTGCAAACTATCTGAATTCATTAATTAAAGAGAAATTAGACATCTCTGCGGAGACTTATATTCAAAATCGGGTGATTCTGGAGGCGGAACGATTGTTGCTGAATACCGACTTGTCCGTGACTGAAATATCATTCGAACTTGGATTTTCAGACAAGTCCCATTTTGGGAAATATTTTAAAAAAATCAGTGAAGAAAGTCCAAATAACTTTAGAAAAAAATTTCAGAGTAATACTTCCCTTTAA
- a CDS encoding APC family permease has translation MEKSVHKKLNELQSTAISGNDITSSCLYVSALTIMYAGQYAWISLLVVAMVLFLFRKIYGEVVGALPLNGGAYNVLLNTSSKRVASLAATLTVLSYMATAVLSGSEAMHYLNQLIPSLNVMIATIVVLGIFTMLTIAGIGESAIVAVIIFLVHLVSLSVLVIAGIWFIANTGFDTLHLNWPTPVKSGGILTALFLGFSAAMLGISGFESSANFVEEQEPGVFAKTLRNMWAVVSFFNPLIAMIIIFVLPLASVGEHQESLLAYVGEITGGKWLAYLISVDAVLVLCGAVLTSFVGVSGLVNRMTLDRILPNYFLKQNKRGSHYRIAIAFLLLCVSVLVATNGVLTSLAGVYTFSFLSVMALFGIGNLLLKVKRKKLPRPEYAPVFAVLVAISFIIIGFWGNLILNPSSFKTFIYYLIPAFMVVLFMLNRSSIISAMLVAVDSVFRPLRKMSVISNRKLRQMYHKVHSQEFVFLTKRDDVSILNKVMQYVQANETTKKLKIVNVMKPGDDNEKLKVDIEVLDRAYPDIDIEFIEMVGEFTPQLIEELSQQWNIPMNFMFIASPSDRFSYRVADLGGVRLIM, from the coding sequence ATGGAAAAGTCCGTCCATAAAAAGCTCAACGAGTTGCAGTCTACTGCAATTTCGGGCAACGATATTACGTCTTCCTGTTTATACGTTTCGGCACTCACAATTATGTATGCAGGCCAGTACGCCTGGATTTCACTTTTGGTGGTCGCCATGGTACTTTTTCTTTTCCGGAAAATTTATGGCGAAGTTGTAGGTGCGCTTCCGCTCAATGGCGGAGCGTATAATGTTTTGCTAAATACGTCCTCAAAAAGAGTCGCCTCATTGGCAGCTACATTAACGGTCTTGTCTTATATGGCAACAGCTGTACTTTCGGGGTCCGAAGCCATGCATTATTTAAATCAACTGATCCCAAGTCTGAATGTAATGATTGCCACTATTGTAGTATTAGGCATTTTTACGATGTTGACCATTGCAGGGATTGGAGAATCGGCGATTGTGGCTGTTATCATTTTTTTGGTTCATCTGGTTTCTTTATCTGTTTTAGTGATCGCCGGAATTTGGTTCATCGCAAACACAGGATTTGACACTTTGCATCTAAACTGGCCAACTCCCGTGAAATCGGGTGGTATTTTGACCGCACTATTTTTAGGGTTTTCCGCTGCCATGTTAGGAATTTCAGGTTTCGAAAGTTCCGCCAACTTTGTCGAAGAACAGGAACCTGGGGTTTTTGCAAAAACGCTTCGCAATATGTGGGCGGTAGTCAGTTTCTTTAATCCTTTAATTGCAATGATCATTATATTCGTCTTGCCTTTAGCATCCGTGGGCGAACATCAGGAATCATTATTGGCCTATGTTGGCGAAATAACCGGCGGTAAATGGTTGGCTTATTTAATTTCTGTAGATGCGGTTTTGGTCCTTTGCGGTGCTGTTCTGACTTCTTTTGTGGGAGTTTCAGGATTGGTAAACAGAATGACGCTTGACCGTATATTGCCCAACTACTTTCTGAAACAAAATAAAAGAGGTTCACATTACCGCATCGCTATCGCGTTTTTACTGCTTTGTGTATCGGTTTTAGTGGCAACCAATGGAGTTTTGACTTCGCTGGCGGGAGTTTATACTTTTTCTTTCCTTTCGGTAATGGCGCTTTTCGGAATTGGTAATTTGCTGTTAAAAGTAAAACGAAAAAAATTGCCGCGACCTGAGTACGCTCCGGTTTTTGCGGTTTTGGTGGCCATCAGTTTTATAATCATTGGTTTTTGGGGAAATTTAATATTGAATCCGAGTTCCTTTAAAACATTTATATATTATTTGATTCCTGCATTTATGGTGGTCTTATTTATGTTGAATAGATCCTCGATTATTTCAGCAATGCTCGTCGCCGTAGATTCTGTATTCCGACCTTTAAGAAAAATGTCCGTTATTTCTAACCGGAAATTAAGACAGATGTACCATAAAGTACATTCTCAGGAGTTTGTGTTCTTGACAAAAAGAGATGATGTTTCCATTTTAAATAAAGTTATGCAGTACGTTCAGGCGAATGAGACTACGAAGAAGTTGAAGATTGTAAACGTGATGAAACCTGGTGATGACAATGAAAAATTGAAAGTTGATATCGAAGTTTTAGACCGTGCGTATCCTGACATTGATATTGAATTTATTGAAATGGTGGGAGAATTTACGCCGCAATTAATTGAGGAGCTTTCTCAACAATGGAATATTCCCATGAATTTTATGTTTATTGCTTCACCAAGTGACCGTTTCAGTTATCGGGTGGCCGATTTGGGCGGAGTCCGTTTAATCATGTAA
- a CDS encoding mechanosensitive ion channel family protein codes for MKENVKDILSYQLFKIGDASINLTSIIFLVVFIVAVSALLRFVRKLIYRSNKLDESKKYTFFSLTKYITYVVSFILGMNMVGINVSVLLGASAALLVGVGLGLQSIFSDFVSGIVLLLDSSVKIGDIIEFDGLVCQVKEINLRTTTVLTRDDKYIIVPNSMLTKNSLNNWTHSQMNSRFEVNIRVSYNSDVKKVIEVLQQTTEKNTGVSDLPKPFVRLTEYAESALIFDVYFWTPDVFRVENLKSDLRIQYFEAFQQNGIEVPFPQRVVHVRDQN; via the coding sequence ATGAAAGAAAATGTAAAAGATATATTGAGCTATCAGCTTTTTAAAATTGGAGATGCCAGTATTAATTTAACCTCGATCATCTTTTTGGTGGTCTTTATCGTGGCGGTTTCTGCATTGTTAAGATTTGTAAGAAAACTCATTTACCGTTCCAATAAATTAGATGAATCAAAGAAATATACCTTTTTCTCTTTGACCAAATATATCACCTACGTGGTATCTTTTATTTTGGGGATGAATATGGTGGGAATTAATGTTTCTGTACTTTTAGGAGCTTCAGCGGCTTTATTGGTGGGTGTTGGTCTGGGACTTCAAAGCATCTTCAGCGATTTTGTTTCAGGTATTGTTTTGCTTCTGGATTCCTCTGTGAAAATTGGGGATATCATCGAATTTGATGGTTTGGTCTGTCAGGTAAAAGAAATTAATTTAAGAACGACTACGGTTTTAACCCGCGACGATAAATACATTATCGTACCCAATTCGATGCTGACAAAAAACAGTCTGAATAACTGGACGCACAGCCAGATGAACTCCCGCTTCGAAGTAAACATAAGGGTTTCTTACAACAGTGATGTGAAAAAAGTAATTGAAGTTTTGCAGCAAACAACAGAAAAAAATACAGGCGTGTCAGATCTTCCAAAACCTTTCGTCCGTTTGACAGAATATGCCGAATCAGCACTTATTTTTGATGTTTATTTCTGGACTCCAGATGTTTTTCGGGTCGAAAATTTAAAAAGTGACTTACGCATTCAATATTTTGAAGCCTTTCAACAAAATGGAATCGAAGTTCCGTTTCCTCAAAGAGTGGTACATGTTCGCGACCAAAACTAA